acggggaccatggggtttaacaggttcacaatagaacagctgtacaagagGGCTATCAAGGTGCTTGACAGAAAGCCAtattcataccaccactgtaccatccttgaaaaacataatttcttgagttttgacaattttaaagagcccatgtcatggccatttctactgatcataatgccattgttgaggtatactaaaatagatttatactgtgcaaatTTCCAAACTcaaattggtttctcatacagcatctctgtaaacaaccctgtctcctaaaaattacgttcccaccagggtcggcgtcatggggggtcattcgcgggccaagcccccccaaatgagtcactgtgccccccccaacacagggtgggcaagccttgACACTTTgccgattttttttttaatcatagaagtgaaaacgtttccaccaaaggttttttgtgtgaaatacatcagaaataaagaatacaaatataaaacacagcctgaggtgtgctcactactgctctctgattggtgtgttgcttgaccaatgacccccgacttttgttttgttatcattacgtggatgtgtgtttagatgaaagcccggtggcgatctgttcatctgttacactgattatacagtaagGCCATTGAAActaatatgatatacagtacagtacaagtagcctacttctgtgtttcattcaagctcggctctgtgtgtgtgtgtcacgatcgcattttgtgagtgcgcgagcggtaacgtggaatgttgttgttagcatctggttagctagctatgctaacggatatacagagctgtttctacaccaaggtggaggacagtcctctcctgtcagactgagaggatcgtataacctcagctcagtgaggtaaggactctctcagtgtttagatagttcactttagtgtaagttatctcagtgggtctcaaacggtttggtcaccatttatgtaaacaagtatttgcgaggaacacatttatatgatcattagcctatagttattaaaaaaataagagaataaatgaaaaacgggtatTAAATACTATAgaacagtaacacaagaatacagtttaaaaggggagtgattagtcaaatatccataaagaaaaagtaaatcagtgtacagttctgtttcatatggatgctgagagaagtactatccatagatctcttcatttagctctcaaagtgcaccagattgatgcatttcacttcaatattttaaaaataatcttcccaggggagcatgcccccagaccctcctagaggaggttaggtccacccccatctaaaacatgttcacatggataggatactaaatacatttgcacactttttatatggtggcgtatgtccatatatttctgttttggtggtcgtgccacaaccAGCATGTCTGCAcaagtcataggtgcgctatacaatagcactacacacctgcaatgtgtgtgaaagacaatagactttacagcatgttttttttaattgaagttgcgttggtgtttgtgtgttggttgttgatgGCAGtgtacatatctttgccatttattgtcttgtttataataatgataatagccatttgtaaatataattttagagcacacattttaaatcgagaatcgggctcgatatatggttaaattaaaatcagtaggcgaggctgtaatttagccagctgttactctcatgagcgaggcagaaaataatagttttaacatgccaaaaagctgctgtgtcgtttattgcacctcaaacattaaaacaaatccagagttacgtgtttctgtacttcctctaagaagaaaggacagtaacagaagatctctgtggcttcaggcttgatcgctattcaaatgacagcgttggtttccccaaaagtgggcggggctgtaaagtgacctagattttactctcatctattattcaaaaccattctatttattctaacgtaaattacatgccagtgttttatctttttattttaaatcgtataatgtcggactttttttcccgtctgtgaggaaaataaatggggcttagagcctcaatatactgaaatctgtattttttaaaatctttttttccttctaatttgttattcttttctaaataacacactgttatttactcaacaataacacacaattatccttgtttttatttatttgtttaattatataatcttgggctttttagcatgctttttagccgtaaataaagtcaccggaaacagacgtaggcctataagggacatttcgagcgatacacaccacaaactcactgaactgattacccaagatcctcagcttgaagctcgttgattggatgatttagccgcaatgcacgttgggatatggtgttaatgcgatatgatatccgaataaaaaaaaaataataataatactttgcgGCCAAAACAATGATGGTGGTTGTCAGAAGAGATTGATCTACATGTTTTAAGGCAGAATTAGTCTTGTTCTGGCATTTTTCCTCCATTTcctaaaaaaaagtctaaatacgGCAGCTAGCTAAGTTTGCCATAAACAAGTAAGCAGCTTTCACCACTTCCTTTTGCTTTGACCCGACCATTTTCAACTCAGTTGTTGTCAGACCACACTGTGCTGTCTCTTCCTCCCTCCGCAGAACATTTCACTTTCCATTTACGTTGGTCTGACAGTTCTACGCCTCTTCCTCCATCACACATTAACACGCTCTTACATGAAAAAAACAAGAAACCTAAGTGTGAAAATAGGGAAAATatattcaacatttattttttgccAGTGAATTCTCCCACACATGAAGCTACATGAGAAGTTTTTCATGACAAAGCATTTTTTTCACTCTGAGCTGCATTTCCACCCGTTTCTTTCTTCTATCTGGTGGCAGCATACACTACATTTGGCTCAAGCTCTCGCTCAAAAGCAGGCCTGCGGCTCCTTTTTGGCTTCGCCTGGAAACTCAGAGCCGCGTAGTTCACTTCATCCGAGCACATATTCTGTAAAATAAAGTATCCAGAGTCACTTGCTGTTTGCAGAAATCCATAAAACGTGTTGTTTTGCTCGCTGTCCCACAAAGAAATAATCCAAACAAAAATGTGTGTTAATCATAATTTATTTAACACCAAGTATGACTTTTAAAAGAATCTGAGTTTAATTTGACTGAATTTAATATAAAATCATTTCTTAATTTTTATATTGAAGCCGAGGTACATCGAGGCCACATCGAAGGAAAAAAGCAAATTAATTAACAGGACATACATTGTTCGACCTTACAATGACAGTGATAATATAtttttgataataaaaaaaacaattatgttactgtTGTAAATGTACGCAGTGGAATGGCAAAGTGACAACATTTCATACACATCTCTGTCTTGACAAAAATTATTGTGGTTAAGTTTATTAAGGTTTTACATGTTTCACAGGGAAAATAAATAGATCACTGTTGGCAAAATTACAAATTTTGCTAAAGAAAATGCAGTTACCTTCAAGGTACTGAGCCTGAACTAGAATACATTTTCTGTTTAAGAAAACTATTATGACTGCCTTTATGCCTGCTTGAATAAGTTTGATGCAGGCTGCAGCATGGGATAACATGACCAAACAAATAGCAGATTATTAAAGTtgttaaaatgcattttaaaaCCATAACACACAGTAAGTAATTAATATTGGGTTTACCTGGGGTCTTTTGGGCTGAGATTCTTCATTTgcatctaaataaaaaaaagaaacaagtGTGTtaagtcagtgtgttttagttAATTGAAACTAATTATATACTTTTCCCATAATGTGCTGTGCAACAAAATTAAATCCACTGTACCTCTCTGAAGCTTCCTTATTTTAACAGCCAGAACAATGACGACTATAGTGAGCAAAAAAGCCAAGCATCCCAGAATTAAACTCATCAGGTCTGTCATTTCATCAGGCTCCTCTACAAGAAAAGAATATAATTAAACTCTGTAATTTAATCCTGTTGCTTACGATATGGTTACAATACATTGTAATTACTGGCTGTTTGGAAATTGCAAATAAAAGAGGAGAACCTTACTCTTGGTCTTGAAATCATATTCATTATAATCAGATTCACCGTTACCTTTTAAGAAAAAATGAGCATTAATCTTTTTGTACACTTATTTGTCTTAGTGCTATTTTCCAATACATTTGAGATATAATGTAAATACTTTAAGAACAATTTATTTCTTAAGGAGGTGGGAGTTAATCACAATCTTACCTTCAACGTTTAGCTGGATTGCACTGGAAATGACTTACTTGTGCTTTTAACAGTGTTAATATAACAAGTGTAAATGGGTTGTAATTGTAACAAGCTTGCACAGTTAACATTTTTTAGAAGAGTCTTTCTGAAAATCCTGTAATCATAGAAATCAAAAATAATCTATACAAAATGGGGATAAATGAATCCATGTTTGTTATGCTTCTTTCACACCACTGCGTACAATTCAAGTTATACTATATCAAAAAACTCAATAGATTATATGACCATAaaaataaaacctttttttaGTCTCCAAATCACATTGTATTTCTGAGTTATTTACTTTTATGGTTTTTATTTTCATATAATATATTTCAATGATACTataattaaaatgagaaaaatacatCTCTGAAAGCGGTATGACTCAATTACAATCTTACCTTCAACATTTAGCTGGATTGCACTGGAAATGACTGTACTTGCGCCTATGAAAAATCCACAGAAGTACAGTCCAGAGTCAGATATATCCACTTGCTTGATTTTAAGAAAGACAGTGGTCAAGTTGGAACTCATTTCAAATGTTCCATGTTGATATCCATCACAGTATGAAGCTTCGCCACCAGCCCCGTAGATAGAGGAGACACAGCTTGGCTTGGTTCCGTTGAGCACTCTGAACCATTCGAACTTAGTTGTACCGATGGATATGTTTAGGCAGAGCAGAGTGACTTCTTCACCGGGCTGGACCTCCACAGTCTGACTAACCGAGGCAGAGATCCAGCCTGAAACACAGAGCAGACACAACTAAATAAAACCACATGAAGGTTTACAATATCTCTTCATAAAAGTTACGTATTTGATACGGAAACACGTTATGGGTTGGATGTACAATTATAAAACTAGCCATTAATTACATTGTAATACTTACTGAGGCTGCAAAGAAGCACAGCTGCTATTAAGGTGAAGCTTTCCATTGTGCGTATGACCGTATCACTGCATGGGCACTCTATATTTACGTACTGTAAAGGGGGTGGGGGAATAAAAGGTTCATGCAAGGAAGCTCAAATCTTTCACCTCTCTGATATCTTTACCAGATGCAATTTCAGACACAGCATCCCTCAAATGATTTCAAACGGCGTAAGTAAATATGTGCGTTTTATAGAGCCTTTAATATATCCTCACTTTATCTGTCACAATCTCACATGGCAGCTCAGACGGTCAGACATGCATAGGTCACATGCACGTTTGGTGTTCTTAATAAACTATGCAGTTTCGGTGCACAGAACACAAAGTAATCCGACCCATCCTGCAGTCAATGGCCCATCTTTTCCCGTCAGTACCACAAGTGTGCCAATAACAAACTTTAAAAGTGTGAATAGCAGTGGGCCGAGCATATACATGTAGACCTGGGGACACCAGTGGTCAGCACGATGGAGCTACTGTATTGCCCCAAACTCTGTGTTGTATCTGTCACTTGGTTTGTGAGTGAGATGCTGACCACATTCGTATAAAAAACAGCCACAGACAGCACCCACAGCTTATCTTTTTCAAGCCAGAGGACCTACCATTCTCCCTCCCTTATTGAGCAACAAGTTGACTCCTGCAAACAACTTAAATTCATCTTGTCTCCTCAAGGAGGCACTACAGATCTCTGGCTTACAGAGTTGCCTTCACTCAAACACTTTCTATCCCACTGATTGAGTATGTGTTATCAACCTCGCATGAAGtaccaaaaatgtttttccattAACCCTGGTCATGGGGTCATTTTAAGTCCCCTTCtattaaaaaatgtgttttctcaGTAAGATGACTTGTCAGAGTTTGACGATAGAAGTTGTTTTCAAATTCATCTTCTAAAAAAGGGCTATTTCTATGTGAAGTGATGTTATATTTCCAAAAATGTTCTTGAGAAATGTATAAAAAACGGGGGTAATATAATTGTGAATTCTTAAATAAACCTGCAGAGCAAGTTCAAgcaataatttcaaaaagtgttttaaaTGACCTACATTGCTCTCAATATCATTAAATATGTCTTCAAAAGTAGTTACAGgccaaatgtaaaatgtaaaatgtgacAGAGCAATAATTCTATACTGTCAAGCACGCGTAATGTCCATTGTTTATGGTTTAAATGTTCCGCGTTCATAAGAAAGCCACAATTCCACATTGCAgaaaaaaatataaattatttacTGCTACATTTCTATAACAAATACTGTGATTGCCAAACTTGACGGTTAATGCAATGTCCTTTTTGTGTTATTCGGGCCAAAACGGATGTTTGAGGTGTTACAAAGTTTGCCCCTATTCCCAACCAATCAAATGCAACCTCCTTTTTTGGCTTGTGTCTGCTCTTTTGCTCGAAAACGTTCAGTTATTGAGACCTCTGAGACGATGAACCTGTATATGGTCCTCTGTGGAGTGTGTAAGTCcctttttataaaatgtattttatctgTGATTCTAATTTAAATTGTTTAATTGAACATGA
This genomic stretch from Pseudochaenichthys georgianus chromosome 18, fPseGeo1.2, whole genome shotgun sequence harbors:
- the LOC117463517 gene encoding uncharacterized protein codes for the protein MESFTLIAAVLLCSLSWISASVSQTVEVQPGEEVTLLCLNISIGTTKFEWFRVLNGTKPSCVSSIYGAGGEASYCDGYQHGTFEMSSNLTTVFLKIKQVDISDSGLYFCGFFIGASTVISSAIQLNVEGNGESDYNEYDFKTKKEPDEMTDLMSLILGCLAFLLTIVVIVLAVKIRKLQRDANEESQPKRPQNMCSDEVNYAALSFQAKPKRSRRPAFERELEPNVVYAATR